Proteins found in one Planctomycetes bacterium MalM25 genomic segment:
- the xerD_2 gene encoding Tyrosine recombinase XerD, protein MMVLGRFSHCSRDWSPKRRMPRKDLRRLVKPKREGAAKDTARWREAFARYLANERQLSEHTVAAYDRDLGHFAQWLDGRRLANLTVTDLAGYPAWLSDRGLAPTSVARHVVSLRVFFRYLQLEGVLNDNQAALLTAQKLWRRVPKVLSPVEVDRLLTAPVAGEPLWRRDRAILEVLYATGARVSEVGGLKLRDVRLGERHCLVHGKGDKQRMVPLGASAVRIVEAYLEWERPKLASRKEPPSEYLFLSPRGRRLARERVWELLKKHAGAAGISKKISPHSLRHSFATHLIAGGADIRHVQELLGHASIATTQLYTHVDASRLKKVHAAFHPRA, encoded by the coding sequence ATGATGGTTTTGGGGCGGTTTTCCCATTGTTCCCGAGACTGGAGCCCGAAACGCCGGATGCCGCGCAAAGACCTGAGACGCCTGGTCAAGCCGAAACGCGAGGGGGCCGCTAAGGATACGGCCCGCTGGCGCGAGGCGTTCGCGCGTTACCTGGCCAACGAGCGGCAGCTCTCCGAGCACACGGTCGCCGCCTACGACCGCGACCTGGGCCACTTCGCTCAGTGGCTCGACGGCCGGCGGCTGGCGAACCTGACCGTCACCGACCTGGCGGGCTACCCGGCGTGGCTTTCCGACCGAGGGCTCGCGCCCACCAGCGTCGCGCGGCACGTCGTCTCGCTGCGCGTCTTCTTCCGCTACCTCCAGCTGGAGGGCGTGCTCAACGACAACCAAGCCGCTCTGCTCACGGCGCAGAAGCTGTGGCGACGCGTGCCGAAGGTCCTCTCGCCCGTCGAAGTCGATCGTCTGCTCACGGCGCCGGTCGCGGGCGAGCCGCTGTGGCGGCGCGACCGAGCGATCCTCGAGGTGCTGTACGCGACCGGGGCACGAGTGTCGGAGGTCGGCGGGCTCAAGCTCCGCGACGTGCGTCTCGGAGAGCGTCACTGCCTGGTCCACGGCAAGGGGGACAAGCAGCGGATGGTCCCGCTGGGCGCCAGCGCGGTCCGCATCGTCGAGGCGTACCTCGAGTGGGAACGCCCGAAGCTCGCCTCGCGCAAGGAGCCGCCCTCGGAGTACTTGTTCCTCTCACCGCGCGGCCGCCGATTGGCGCGCGAGCGCGTGTGGGAGCTGCTCAAGAAGCACGCCGGCGCGGCGGGGATCTCGAAGAAGATCAGCCCGCACTCGCTGCGGCACAGCTTCGCGACGCACCTGATCGCCGGCGGCGCCGACATCCGGCACGTGCAGGAGCTGCTGGGCCACGCCAGCATTGCGACGACGCAGCTCTATACGCACGTGGACGCGTCGCGGCTGAAGAAGGTCCACGCGGCGTTCCACCCGCGGGCTTAG
- a CDS encoding acylglycerophosphoethanolamine acyltransferase has product MIEIVREEPYEFVPPIDSDWWCWLIRTFKLRSFLAKEYCVESVEVRGVERLKASFAEDRGVVLAANHSRLADPMVMGELTTAVGRNLFAMASWHLFKEGALQRFLIRRIGAFSVYREGNDRQAVSQAINILVENKRPLLIFPEGAVSRHCDKLMEFMDGPGFIARQATKRREKEGKNAVVIHPIAIRYAFDGDAERAIAPDIEQLEKSFSWQPQTHLSTKHRLRKIGETLLTLKEAEYLGAAAEGDPHERATSLIAQVLGRIEKKWDLANGDDDPGYANVVSRVKRIRTVILPDLIEKKVTPEDRDDRWRDLAACYYVQQIAHYPKGYLTGENDLPERVLETVERMIEDYQDRSSYHGPLHCTIEIGEPVEVGATRDRKADGDPAMKLVAERIQAMLDAQVAERRKKLFGS; this is encoded by the coding sequence ATGATCGAGATTGTCCGCGAAGAGCCCTACGAGTTCGTCCCACCGATCGACTCGGATTGGTGGTGTTGGCTGATACGCACCTTCAAGCTCCGCAGCTTCCTGGCGAAGGAATACTGTGTCGAGTCGGTCGAGGTCCGCGGCGTGGAGCGGCTGAAGGCGTCGTTCGCCGAGGACCGGGGCGTGGTCCTGGCCGCCAACCACTCCCGCCTCGCCGACCCGATGGTCATGGGCGAGCTCACCACGGCCGTGGGCCGCAACCTGTTCGCGATGGCGAGCTGGCACCTCTTCAAGGAGGGCGCGTTGCAGCGGTTCCTGATCCGCCGGATCGGCGCGTTCAGCGTGTACCGCGAGGGGAACGACCGTCAGGCGGTCAGCCAGGCGATCAACATCCTGGTGGAGAACAAGCGCCCCCTGCTGATCTTCCCCGAGGGCGCCGTGTCGCGGCACTGCGACAAGCTCATGGAGTTCATGGACGGCCCCGGCTTCATCGCGAGGCAAGCGACCAAGCGGCGAGAGAAAGAGGGGAAGAACGCGGTGGTGATCCACCCGATCGCGATCCGCTACGCCTTCGACGGCGACGCGGAGCGGGCGATCGCGCCCGATATTGAGCAGCTCGAGAAGAGCTTCAGCTGGCAACCGCAGACCCACCTGAGCACGAAGCACCGGCTGCGCAAGATCGGCGAGACGCTGCTCACGCTCAAGGAGGCCGAGTACCTCGGCGCCGCCGCCGAGGGCGACCCGCACGAGCGTGCGACGTCGCTCATCGCCCAAGTGCTGGGCCGCATCGAGAAGAAGTGGGACCTTGCCAATGGCGACGACGACCCGGGCTACGCGAACGTCGTCTCGCGGGTGAAGAGGATCCGCACGGTCATCCTCCCCGACCTGATCGAGAAGAAGGTCACCCCCGAAGATCGCGACGATCGCTGGCGCGACCTGGCCGCCTGCTACTACGTGCAGCAGATCGCCCACTACCCGAAGGGCTACCTGACCGGCGAGAACGACCTGCCCGAACGCGTGCTCGAGACAGTCGAGCGGATGATCGAGGACTACCAAGATCGCTCGAGTTACCACGGGCCGCTCCACTGCACCATCGAGATCGGCGAGCCGGTCGAGGTCGGCGCCACCCGCGACCGCAAGGCGGACGGCGACCCGGCGATGAAGCTCGTCGCCGAGCGGATCCAAGCGATGCTCGACGCCCAGGTCGCCGAGCGGCGAAAGAAACTGTTCGGTTCTTGA
- the exbB_2 gene encoding Biopolymer transport protein ExbB, with translation MKLLMNTLGATMQPSSVWRSGVAALAMAWMALAVMSPGVVLAQDAPAVDAEPAAPPAAAPAAAPAAAPVDAPIERKSYLGWAFESLGLGYSLIFLAMSFTLVSLIVMNIVKATRANIAPPDLVEAFEAHLDAKQFSEAYELAKGDDSFLGQVLAAGLGKLSSGGDYPRAIEAMQEVGEEENMKLEHRLSYMALIGTISPMVGLLGTVQGMIASFNVIATSPTTPKPSELAAGISTALFTTLIGLAIAIPAIAAYNLLRNRVARLVLEVGIVSEGLMSRFQKKA, from the coding sequence ATGAAACTCTTGATGAATACCCTCGGAGCGACGATGCAACCCAGCAGCGTGTGGCGTAGCGGCGTGGCGGCGTTGGCGATGGCTTGGATGGCCTTGGCCGTCATGTCGCCGGGCGTGGTGCTGGCGCAAGACGCCCCCGCGGTCGACGCGGAGCCGGCGGCGCCGCCAGCGGCCGCTCCTGCCGCGGCTCCAGCGGCCGCCCCGGTCGATGCCCCCATCGAACGGAAGAGCTATCTCGGATGGGCGTTCGAATCGCTTGGCCTGGGCTACAGCCTGATCTTCCTGGCGATGTCGTTCACGCTCGTCTCGCTGATCGTGATGAACATCGTGAAGGCGACCCGCGCCAACATCGCCCCGCCCGATCTGGTCGAGGCGTTCGAGGCCCACCTCGACGCCAAGCAGTTCAGCGAGGCCTACGAGCTGGCGAAGGGGGACGATTCGTTCCTCGGTCAGGTCCTTGCCGCGGGCCTCGGCAAGCTCTCTTCTGGCGGCGACTACCCGCGCGCCATCGAGGCGATGCAGGAAGTCGGCGAGGAAGAGAACATGAAGCTGGAACACCGCCTCAGCTACATGGCATTGATCGGAACGATCAGCCCAATGGTCGGCTTGCTCGGCACGGTACAGGGCATGATCGCGTCGTTCAACGTGATCGCGACCAGCCCCACGACGCCCAAGCCGAGCGAGTTGGCGGCGGGCATCTCGACCGCGTTGTTCACGACGCTGATCGGCCTGGCGATCGCGATCCCCGCCATCGCGGCGTACAACCTGCTGCGCAACCGCGTTGCGCGGCTCGTGTTGGAGGTGGGTATTGTGAGCGAAGGATTGATGAGCCGGTTCCAAAAGAAAGCGTAG
- a CDS encoding biopolymer transport protein ExbD yields the protein MRLTKGRKQEIVEGDMTPMIDMTFQLIAFFMVLINFSDVEQDQRVNLPASELAKPPDTAYDEPITVQMTADETILFSGQEMTIDDLRAAIRQEGTFLREYSSDDGENKLAQATVVIRADLESRTGRVQEIIKACQDAGFEKFALRGKTSDKSTLRPD from the coding sequence ATGCGACTCACCAAAGGCCGAAAACAGGAGATCGTCGAGGGGGATATGACCCCGATGATCGACATGACGTTCCAGTTGATCGCCTTCTTCATGGTGCTGATCAACTTCTCGGACGTCGAGCAGGATCAGCGCGTCAACCTGCCCGCCAGCGAGCTCGCCAAGCCGCCCGACACGGCGTACGACGAGCCGATCACGGTGCAGATGACCGCCGACGAGACGATCCTCTTCAGCGGCCAGGAGATGACGATCGACGACCTCCGCGCCGCGATCCGGCAGGAGGGGACGTTCCTCCGCGAGTACTCCAGCGACGACGGTGAGAACAAGCTCGCCCAGGCGACGGTGGTCATCCGGGCCGACCTGGAGAGCCGCACCGGCCGCGTCCAAGAGATCATCAAAGCGTGCCAAGACGCCGGCTTCGAGAAGTTTGCCCTGCGGGGGAAAACCAGCGACAAGTCGACCCTGAGGCCGGATTAG
- a CDS encoding Biopolymer transport protein ExbD/TolR: MKIRHSDHRDTIDLDMTSMIDIVFQLLVFFIMTFKIVLPEGDFNIRMPLPANEAPAAPSELPTWNLRMTSNEEGVLTKLQLDSRVFEGDDRFATLHSHVRGMIDDSGGPGTASEQEVEINADFDLKYDYVMRAITALSGYLDNGQRHALIEKIRLTPPKEEP, from the coding sequence ATGAAGATCCGCCACTCCGATCACCGCGACACGATCGACCTGGACATGACGTCGATGATCGACATCGTGTTCCAGCTGCTGGTCTTCTTCATCATGACGTTCAAGATCGTCCTCCCCGAGGGCGACTTCAACATCCGCATGCCGCTGCCCGCGAACGAGGCGCCCGCGGCCCCCAGCGAGTTGCCGACGTGGAACCTGCGGATGACCTCCAACGAGGAGGGCGTGCTCACGAAGCTGCAGCTCGACTCGCGCGTCTTCGAAGGGGACGACCGCTTCGCCACGCTCCACAGCCACGTCCGCGGCATGATCGACGACTCCGGCGGTCCCGGCACGGCGTCGGAGCAAGAGGTCGAGATCAACGCCGACTTCGATCTGAAGTACGACTACGTGATGCGGGCGATCACCGCCCTCAGCGGTTACCTCGACAACGGCCAGCGGCACGCGTTGATCGAGAAGATCCGGCTGACCCCGCCGAAAGAGGAGCCGTAG
- the yhaM_1 gene encoding 3'-5' exoribonuclease YhaM: MSSEPTIVAMSDLANGEEGDFFALLAAKETLLTKDGKPYYKVTFRDAGRDCSFPIWGDAPLADACRDEWEVGEFYKLRALYRETNYGPQLDIRRLRPVEESDAEDGFSPQMCQPASRFDCEEMFGDLVALAEEGIDEGPLRTLVVGMLEEHREELLHWPAAQRNHHAFVGGYLEHVRNVARNAHHLAKQYAELYPDMQPPLRVDVATAGAILHDIGKLRELRTTPAGAEYTASGNLIGHILQGRDMLREAAALQAESGEGLDQETLLRVEHVIVSHQRLPEWGSPKPPMTPEALIVHYADDCDAKYQMMLTVLADDPSGGAVTGRRNVLGQQVYRGGE; encoded by the coding sequence TTGTCGAGCGAACCCACGATCGTCGCGATGAGCGACCTCGCCAACGGCGAGGAGGGCGACTTCTTCGCGCTGCTCGCCGCGAAGGAGACGCTGCTCACCAAGGACGGCAAGCCGTACTACAAGGTCACGTTCCGCGACGCGGGCCGCGACTGCTCGTTCCCGATCTGGGGCGACGCGCCGCTCGCCGACGCCTGCCGCGACGAGTGGGAGGTCGGCGAGTTCTACAAGCTCCGCGCCCTCTACCGCGAAACGAACTACGGCCCGCAGCTCGACATCCGCCGCCTCCGCCCCGTGGAGGAGTCCGACGCCGAGGACGGCTTCTCGCCGCAGATGTGCCAGCCCGCGTCGCGGTTCGATTGCGAGGAGATGTTCGGCGACCTCGTCGCGCTCGCCGAGGAGGGGATCGACGAGGGGCCGCTGCGGACGCTCGTCGTCGGGATGCTCGAAGAGCATCGCGAGGAGCTGCTGCACTGGCCCGCCGCCCAGCGGAACCACCACGCCTTCGTCGGCGGCTACCTGGAGCACGTGCGGAACGTCGCCCGCAACGCCCACCACCTCGCGAAGCAGTACGCCGAGCTGTACCCCGACATGCAGCCCCCGCTGCGGGTCGACGTGGCGACCGCGGGGGCGATCCTGCACGACATTGGCAAGCTCCGCGAGCTGCGGACCACTCCCGCGGGGGCCGAGTACACCGCGTCGGGCAATCTGATCGGCCACATCCTGCAAGGCCGCGACATGCTCCGCGAAGCGGCCGCCTTGCAAGCCGAGTCGGGCGAGGGGCTCGATCAGGAGACGCTGCTGCGCGTCGAGCACGTGATCGTCAGCCACCAACGCCTGCCCGAGTGGGGCAGCCCCAAGCCGCCGATGACGCCCGAGGCCCTGATCGTCCACTACGCCGACGACTGCGACGCGAAGTACCAGATGATGCTGACCGTCCTCGCCGACGACCCCTCAGGCGGCGCTGTCACCGGCCGGCGGAACGTGCTGGGGCAGCAGGTCTATCGCGGCGGGGAGTAG